A stretch of Cupriavidus necator DNA encodes these proteins:
- the cyoA gene encoding ubiquinol oxidase subunit II: MLKPIAGPADKNRQGPLPRPSPGPQRRLPTLLLSACLSALLSGCNLELLNPKGSIGEQEKSLILISLFVMLMVVIPVIVLTLWFAWRYRETNTSATYAPKWAHSTRIEVVVWGIPCVIVACLAVLIWDSTHKLDPYRPLESQVKPVQVDVIALNWKWLFIYPEYGVASLNQLAIPVGTPVNFRLTAESMMNSFFIPQLGSMVYAMAGMQTRLHLIADTPGVYLGQSAAYSGPGFSDMHFKTLATSRKEFDAWIQAARASSQALDLKTYRTLELPSSKDPVTLYAAVAPKLFDQVVDKYMLENGQICRADTPESLQAFQRVPTAPAGRMEQ, from the coding sequence ATGCTCAAACCTATTGCCGGGCCGGCAGACAAGAATCGACAAGGCCCGCTCCCCCGCCCGTCCCCCGGCCCGCAGCGCCGTCTTCCCACACTGTTGCTGAGCGCCTGCCTGAGCGCGCTGCTGAGCGGCTGCAACCTGGAACTGCTCAACCCCAAGGGCAGCATCGGGGAACAGGAGAAGTCACTGATCCTGATCTCCCTGTTCGTCATGCTGATGGTCGTCATCCCCGTGATCGTCCTGACGCTGTGGTTCGCGTGGCGCTACCGCGAAACCAATACGAGCGCCACCTATGCCCCCAAATGGGCGCACTCCACCAGGATCGAGGTCGTGGTCTGGGGCATTCCCTGCGTCATCGTGGCCTGCCTGGCCGTGCTGATCTGGGATTCGACGCACAAGCTCGATCCCTATCGGCCGCTGGAATCGCAGGTCAAGCCGGTCCAGGTCGATGTGATCGCGCTGAACTGGAAATGGCTGTTCATTTATCCGGAATACGGCGTCGCGTCGCTGAACCAGCTTGCGATCCCGGTCGGCACGCCGGTCAATTTCCGGCTGACCGCGGAATCGATGATGAACTCGTTCTTCATCCCGCAGCTCGGCAGCATGGTCTACGCCATGGCGGGGATGCAGACGCGCCTGCACCTGATCGCCGACACGCCGGGCGTCTATCTCGGCCAGTCCGCTGCCTACAGCGGCCCCGGCTTCTCGGACATGCACTTCAAGACCCTGGCCACTTCGCGCAAGGAGTTCGATGCCTGGATCCAGGCTGCCCGCGCTTCGTCCCAGGCGCTCGACCTGAAGACCTACCGCACGCTTGAACTGCCCAGCAGCAAGGATCCCGTGACGCTTTACGCCGCCGTCGCGCCGAAGCTGTTCGACCAGGTCGTCGACAAATACATGCTGGAAAACGGCCAGATCTGCCGCGCGGACACCCCGGAATCTCTGCAGGCCTTCCAGCGCGTCCCGACGGCGCCCGCTGGCCGCATGGAGCAATAA